From Actinopolyspora lacussalsi, a single genomic window includes:
- a CDS encoding hypothetical protein (product_source=Hypo-rule applied) → MFNIELTNEKDDFFGESVYKGRIVAGDLDEYFRSETSWWSKSDYEESWIREIMRLIRGDTDVAVLITKFSPPESANFLQGYALYDFCENVIIQEQMFVIHNLEYVFNPCKPGEFLEYSSTTEEGEIISEWKTKKEDLRIFVKSHESC, encoded by the coding sequence ATGTTTAATATCGAGCTTACTAACGAAAAAGACGATTTTTTCGGGGAGTCTGTTTATAAGGGGCGCATAGTGGCCGGTGATTTGGATGAGTATTTCCGAAGTGAAACAAGTTGGTGGTCAAAAAGCGATTATGAAGAGAGTTGGATTAGGGAGATAATGCGCCTCATCAGAGGGGATACTGATGTGGCAGTATTGATCACTAAATTTTCCCCTCCGGAAAGTGCCAATTTTCTTCAGGGGTACGCTCTTTACGATTTTTGCGAGAATGTGATAATTCAAGAGCAAATGTTTGTTATTCACAATCTAGAGTATGTTTTCAACCCGTGCAAACCTGGAGAATTTTTGGAGTATAGCAGCACCACCGAAGAAGGCGAAATAATTTCTGAATGGAAAACGAAAAAAGAAGATTTGAGGATTTTTGTAAAAAGCCATGAATCGTGTTAA
- a CDS encoding transposase-like protein (product_source=COG3328; cath_funfam=1.10.10.60; cog=COG3328; pfam=PF00872; superfamily=53335), protein MLQQLTKQVLEAGLEVEMIEHLGYDKHEMTGRNGENSRNGTRSKTGTTEVGPVELDVPRDRDGSFAPKTVRKRQRQLHGVDEMVLSLAAKGLTTGEISAHLAEVYGTEVSKDTVSKITDRVVEEMAAWQDRPLDRIYPVVFIDALVVKVRDGQVTNRPVYTAVGVTVDGERDILGLWIGAGGEGAKFWLQVLTEIKNRGVEDVCFVVCDGLKGLPQAIEQTWPLAIVQTCVIHLIRNTFRLASRRYWDAMAKDLRPVYTAATEAAAKDRLTEFADKWGQRYPAIIRLWENSWSEFVQFLDYSPEIRRVLYSTNAIESLNARLRRAVKARGHFPTEQAALKCLYLAIRSLDPTGTGRRKWMIRWKPALNAFAIAFEGRIIPTNDQ, encoded by the coding sequence TTGTTGCAGCAGCTGACCAAACAGGTCCTGGAGGCCGGCCTCGAGGTCGAGATGATCGAGCATCTGGGCTACGACAAGCATGAGATGACCGGCCGCAACGGTGAGAACTCCCGCAATGGCACTCGTTCGAAGACGGGGACCACCGAGGTCGGCCCCGTCGAGCTCGACGTGCCCCGCGACCGGGACGGCTCGTTCGCACCGAAGACCGTGCGCAAGCGCCAACGCCAGCTGCACGGGGTTGACGAGATGGTGCTGTCGCTGGCCGCCAAGGGACTCACGACCGGCGAGATCTCCGCACACCTGGCCGAGGTCTATGGCACCGAGGTCTCCAAAGACACGGTCTCAAAGATCACCGACCGGGTCGTCGAGGAGATGGCGGCTTGGCAGGACCGGCCACTTGACCGTATCTACCCGGTGGTCTTCATCGACGCCCTCGTCGTCAAGGTCCGCGATGGGCAGGTCACCAACCGGCCCGTCTACACCGCCGTGGGAGTCACCGTCGACGGCGAACGCGACATCCTCGGGCTGTGGATCGGTGCTGGTGGTGAAGGCGCGAAGTTCTGGCTGCAGGTACTCACCGAGATCAAAAACCGCGGTGTGGAAGACGTGTGCTTCGTCGTCTGCGACGGGCTCAAAGGTCTGCCGCAGGCCATCGAACAAACCTGGCCACTGGCTATCGTGCAGACCTGTGTGATCCACCTGATCCGTAACACCTTCCGGCTGGCCAGCCGCCGGTACTGGGACGCCATGGCCAAGGACCTACGGCCGGTCTACACAGCGGCCACCGAAGCCGCCGCCAAGGACCGGCTGACCGAGTTCGCCGACAAGTGGGGCCAGCGCTATCCAGCCATCATCCGGCTGTGGGAAAACAGCTGGTCAGAGTTCGTGCAGTTCCTGGACTACAGTCCCGAGATCCGCCGGGTGCTCTACAGCACCAACGCCATCGAAAGCCTCAACGCCCGGCTGCGCCGGGCGGTCAAGGCCCGGGGGCACTTTCCCACCGAGCAAGCCGCGTTGAAGTGTTTGTATCTGGCGATCCGGTCGCTGGACCCCACCGGCACCGGCCGCCGCAAGTGGATGATCCGCTGGAAACCCGCACTGAACGCGTTCGCCATCGCCTTCGAAGGCCGTATCATCCCTACCAACGATCAGTAA
- a CDS encoding hypothetical protein (product_source=Hypo-rule applied; cath_funfam=2.20.28.50; superfamily=54403): MSEKPERLKVLREFLAWHGVELSSDDAGVQRLNDFFLAHVSEDPDSPGRLLPEWYSVALDMGLFLGDVMIERNPNLYWEFHTWGKKNTNYQKQVVAGFNFPDPKYSVDPEGIIVIQGNRVIDNMTVKSDKFIRAVHQVSEDANL; this comes from the coding sequence ATGAGCGAGAAGCCGGAACGGTTGAAGGTGTTGCGAGAGTTTCTCGCGTGGCATGGTGTTGAGCTGTCGTCCGATGATGCCGGTGTGCAGCGGTTGAATGATTTCTTTCTTGCTCATGTCTCGGAAGACCCCGATTCTCCCGGCCGATTGCTTCCGGAATGGTACTCCGTAGCGCTGGACATGGGCTTGTTCCTGGGTGATGTGATGATCGAGCGGAATCCTAATCTATATTGGGAATTTCACACATGGGGAAAGAAAAATACAAATTACCAGAAGCAAGTTGTTGCGGGGTTTAATTTTCCTGATCCAAAATACAGCGTTGACCCAGAGGGCATAATTGTAATACAGGGAAATCGTGTCATAGATAATATGACAGTGAAGTCTGATAAGTTTATCAGAGCGGTTCATCAGGTTTCTGAGGATGCCAATCTGTAG
- a CDS encoding hypothetical protein (product_source=Hypo-rule applied; superfamily=47576), with product MVHMSKVFWWKVRWFLSSSVFRYVNIENMEKIFSECEKYGISGHQKINWYKKNKNNVSNIYIKFAKHERHPVSCFRCFVIFEVSEGEYIKTLMDLLPYRYFKQKSLRRHEVHGLLEHVIDFAVPFDLLSGSQEF from the coding sequence ATGGTACATATGTCAAAGGTTTTCTGGTGGAAAGTTCGTTGGTTTCTCTCTTCTTCTGTTTTTCGTTATGTCAACATAGAGAACATGGAAAAGATTTTCTCTGAATGTGAAAAGTACGGTATATCCGGGCATCAAAAAATAAATTGGTACAAAAAAAACAAGAATAACGTATCGAATATTTACATTAAGTTTGCTAAGCATGAGAGGCATCCGGTTTCGTGTTTTAGGTGTTTCGTAATTTTTGAAGTGTCGGAGGGTGAATACATCAAAACGTTGATGGATCTTTTGCCGTATAGGTATTTTAAGCAGAAATCGTTGCGCCGACATGAGGTTCATGGGCTCCTTGAACATGTGATAGATTTTGCTGTGCCGTTCGATCTCCTTTCGGGGAGTCAGGAATTTTGA
- a CDS encoding hypothetical protein (product_source=Hypo-rule applied; transmembrane_helix_parts=Inside_1_1,TMhelix_2_24,Outside_25_73) — protein MMVLACLVGFALVFCGMFRWIGLVEYFCHVVGKLLLWGFFTKEDALLVSKIDSAMQKFRESVLDFEESSIQHD, from the coding sequence GTGATGGTGCTGGCCTGTCTCGTCGGCTTCGCGCTGGTATTCTGCGGCATGTTCCGCTGGATAGGGTTAGTTGAATACTTTTGTCATGTGGTCGGCAAGCTCTTGCTTTGGGGATTTTTTACGAAGGAGGACGCCTTGCTCGTATCCAAGATCGACAGTGCGATGCAAAAGTTTCGCGAGAGCGTTCTCGATTTCGAGGAGTCGAGCATTCAGCACGACTGA
- a CDS encoding RHS repeat-associated protein (product_source=TIGR03696; pfam=PF05593,PF07591; smart=SM00306; superfamily=50960,51294; tigrfam=TIGR01643,TIGR03696): MNSVSTGGAKSGEFGYDAAGNMTSRKVSGSDQSLEWSARGNLTRVSTPDGESTEFVYDADGKRLLRRSPSGTTLYLDGQQLRWDAESGELSGTRYYTHGGRTVAVRESGAGLTWLASDHQGTSKLAVDAGSLETTRRRFLPFGGSRGDPADFPGEKGFVGGTIDSSVGLTTLGARQYDPSIGRFLSVDPVMDLTDPQQMHGYTYGNNSPLTYSDPSGKLFLMPPPFDPIGMVTTAIAVVSHVTNYAGQGSDQRYVGGGGSQSSSGGVSRVRVKGKVASKGKPEENNSWLPTLKKVGHGLLDGAGMIPVVGNVADGANCAWYSAEGKAVDAAFSCAAMVPGAGQAAMAAKYGKHGWDAASGLWKSSRAAPVRRKAGSGCVPGNSFVPGTAVLMADGSHEPIEEVDVGDRVMATDPVTGETEPKRVVATITGQGEKDLVEVTVDTDGNSGDETGVVIATDEHPFWGDDQGRWVDAEKLDTGDELRTPYGELVEVTDTRQWTQTQRVHNLSIAGIHTYHVNAGNTDLLVHNKGCNSKGGSQKNQGIQVPEGVSKGKWLQGRAANLGYEQRVPANQLPFESMGEPGFWSKKQKAYITPDTTGHKVTNGRKKFSKSGKRLGTFDSDMNYIGK; the protein is encoded by the coding sequence TTGAATTCGGTGTCCACTGGTGGGGCGAAGAGTGGTGAGTTCGGTTATGACGCCGCCGGCAACATGACTTCTCGGAAGGTTTCGGGGAGTGATCAGTCGCTGGAGTGGAGTGCTCGGGGGAATCTGACCAGGGTTTCCACACCGGACGGCGAGAGCACCGAGTTCGTCTACGATGCGGATGGGAAGCGGTTGTTGCGTCGGTCTCCGTCGGGGACCACGTTGTACCTGGACGGTCAGCAGCTGCGGTGGGATGCGGAGTCCGGGGAGCTGTCGGGGACTCGGTATTACACGCATGGTGGCAGGACTGTGGCGGTGCGTGAGTCCGGTGCGGGGTTGACCTGGTTGGCGTCGGATCACCAGGGCACTTCGAAGTTGGCGGTGGATGCCGGGTCGTTGGAGACCACGAGGCGGCGGTTTTTGCCGTTCGGTGGGTCGCGTGGTGATCCGGCTGATTTTCCGGGTGAGAAGGGTTTCGTCGGTGGCACGATCGATTCCTCGGTCGGGCTGACCACGCTGGGTGCGCGGCAGTACGATCCGAGCATCGGGCGGTTCCTGTCGGTGGATCCGGTGATGGATCTGACGGATCCGCAGCAGATGCACGGCTACACCTACGGCAACAACAGCCCGCTCACCTATTCCGATCCCAGCGGCAAGCTTTTCCTTATGCCGCCTCCATTCGATCCGATTGGTATGGTCACAACTGCCATCGCCGTCGTGAGTCACGTGACGAATTATGCTGGTCAGGGTTCGGATCAGCGTTACGTTGGCGGCGGTGGTTCCCAGAGTAGCTCTGGTGGTGTTTCCAGGGTTCGGGTGAAGGGGAAGGTCGCGTCGAAGGGGAAGCCTGAGGAGAACAATTCGTGGTTGCCGACGTTGAAGAAGGTCGGTCACGGGTTGTTGGACGGTGCCGGGATGATTCCGGTGGTCGGTAATGTCGCCGACGGCGCCAATTGTGCGTGGTATTCCGCCGAGGGTAAGGCGGTGGATGCCGCGTTTTCGTGTGCGGCGATGGTGCCTGGTGCGGGGCAGGCGGCGATGGCTGCCAAGTACGGCAAGCATGGCTGGGACGCGGCGAGTGGTTTGTGGAAGTCGTCGCGTGCCGCGCCGGTGCGGCGTAAGGCCGGGTCCGGGTGCGTGCCGGGAAACAGTTTCGTACCGGGCACGGCGGTGTTGATGGCTGATGGGTCGCATGAGCCGATCGAGGAGGTCGATGTCGGGGATCGGGTGATGGCCACCGATCCGGTGACCGGTGAGACCGAGCCCAAGCGGGTGGTGGCCACGATCACCGGGCAGGGTGAGAAGGATCTGGTCGAGGTCACCGTCGACACCGACGGCAACTCCGGGGACGAGACCGGTGTGGTCATCGCCACCGACGAGCACCCGTTCTGGGGCGACGACCAGGGCCGCTGGGTCGACGCCGAGAAACTCGACACAGGTGACGAGCTCCGCACCCCCTACGGTGAGCTGGTCGAGGTCACCGACACCCGCCAGTGGACCCAGACCCAGCGGGTGCACAACCTGTCCATCGCCGGCATCCACACCTACCATGTAAACGCAGGAAACACCGACCTCCTCGTCCACAACAAGGGGTGCAATTCAAAGGGCGGTAGTCAGAAAAATCAAGGAATTCAGGTTCCTGAAGGGGTTTCCAAAGGTAAGTGGCTCCAGGGGCGTGCTGCTAATCTAGGTTACGAACAAAGAGTTCCCGCGAACCAGCTTCCTTTTGAATCGATGGGAGAGCCCGGATTTTGGAGCAAAAAACAAAAAGCTTACATTACTCCTGATACAACTGGTCACAAAGTCACCAACGGTCGGAAAAAGTTCTCGAAAAGCGGCAAACGGCTGGGAACTTTCGATTCTGATATGAACTACATTGGGAAGTGA
- a CDS encoding hypothetical protein (product_source=Hypo-rule applied; superfamily=52210) produces the protein MVTRLLFDVDADSLVDALDRSSRVAETVEFPALRVELNDPDNPEHGPRYASRAYSAVAPDPRHTPQETLLAPAYPVLETYDFAADRYHMDDEDGVQSALLFIEHRFLPSSGVTIISMSGGFGPRAVEEFHAADLPRCVPRPEEAGRVHTAFEHSGDDPEQAMVRLHLWLPAGDLSTAIGLVREPVRRHDAAFVELLPAGKLPEDGYHAALLYPAPEVANDDRPHTLRTVATAAARTLGLHAEEVNVEQCGDEPIAFVARPLVDSHLAEPRAVVGVHVRLGGDPLALAAEDEQDEEDDEEDEPDVEPDPDSWAEEERAEFHQALRDLFEWNRVWLVADAEVRCTDGAIAEDVLWRCADEDLSRVSDEDVQGHPEGTRALDNGNHSARLSIRTFEDDPDRVLENLLTVLPTGTWHSETRPWRTERNKEVVLRWSPRRDEHTALIAELRVRVCRGVPSHLL, from the coding sequence GTGGTTACACGGCTGCTCTTCGACGTCGACGCCGACTCGCTGGTCGACGCGCTCGACAGGTCGAGCAGGGTGGCCGAAACGGTGGAGTTTCCGGCGCTTCGGGTGGAGCTGAACGATCCGGACAATCCCGAACACGGGCCGAGATACGCCTCCCGTGCGTACTCCGCCGTGGCTCCGGACCCACGACACACGCCACAGGAGACACTGCTCGCTCCCGCCTATCCGGTGCTCGAAACGTACGACTTCGCCGCCGACCGCTACCACATGGACGACGAGGACGGCGTGCAGTCCGCGTTGCTCTTCATCGAGCATCGGTTCCTGCCCAGTTCGGGGGTGACGATCATCTCGATGTCGGGAGGTTTCGGTCCGCGAGCCGTCGAGGAGTTCCATGCCGCCGACCTCCCGCGTTGCGTTCCCCGGCCGGAGGAAGCAGGACGCGTTCACACAGCCTTCGAACATTCCGGAGACGATCCCGAACAGGCGATGGTCCGCCTGCACCTGTGGCTGCCTGCGGGGGACCTGAGCACCGCCATCGGCCTGGTCCGGGAACCGGTCCGCCGTCACGACGCGGCATTCGTCGAGCTGCTGCCCGCGGGCAAGCTACCGGAGGACGGTTATCACGCGGCACTGCTGTACCCCGCGCCGGAAGTCGCGAACGACGATCGGCCGCATACCCTGCGCACCGTCGCTACGGCCGCAGCCCGAACCCTCGGCCTTCATGCGGAAGAAGTGAATGTCGAGCAGTGCGGCGATGAGCCGATCGCTTTCGTAGCACGCCCCTTGGTGGACAGCCATCTCGCGGAACCGCGAGCGGTGGTGGGGGTCCACGTTCGCCTCGGAGGTGATCCGCTCGCGCTCGCGGCAGAGGACGAGCAGGACGAGGAAGACGACGAGGAGGACGAGCCGGACGTCGAACCCGACCCGGACTCCTGGGCAGAGGAGGAACGTGCCGAGTTCCACCAAGCACTGCGAGATCTCTTCGAATGGAACCGGGTCTGGCTCGTCGCCGACGCCGAGGTGCGCTGTACTGACGGTGCCATTGCCGAGGACGTGCTCTGGCGATGCGCCGATGAAGACCTCTCACGGGTTTCCGACGAGGATGTTCAGGGCCACCCCGAAGGAACCCGTGCCCTCGACAACGGGAACCACAGCGCGCGGTTGTCGATACGCACCTTCGAGGACGACCCCGACCGTGTGCTGGAGAACCTGCTCACCGTGCTCCCCACCGGCACGTGGCACAGCGAAACCCGCCCCTGGCGAACGGAACGGAACAAGGAAGTGGTGCTTCGCTGGTCACCACGTCGCGACGAGCACACGGCCCTCATCGCCGAGCTGCGGGTGCGTGTCTGTCGCGGAGTGCCGTCCCATCTCCTGTGA
- a CDS encoding hypothetical protein (product_source=Hypo-rule applied), protein MSTTEEQSQEPKQPADASASVDPGLVRQLAQRAADDGVDLVGPDGSCCSS, encoded by the coding sequence ATGAGTACAACCGAAGAGCAGTCGCAGGAGCCGAAGCAGCCGGCGGACGCGTCGGCGTCTGTGGATCCGGGGTTGGTGCGCCAGCTGGCCCAGCGGGCCGCTGACGACGGCGTGGACCTGGTCGGCCCGGATGGCTCTTGTTGCAGCAGCTGA
- a CDS encoding hypothetical protein (product_source=Hypo-rule applied; pfam=PF13359), which translates to MLRRFEPVLAELLDEMHAPLEEFHGRVTLVDGVLIPTGNRRDQERLYSGKHRRCGVRLQLTTDLHGNLLTCSEIFPGATHDLTVFRNSSLHETLNHANTIGDLGYLGSAITQPTKKPKNGTLDPDREKSNTTIAFLRYPIERAIAHLKNWTILANRYRRSLVHLQRVLHIITGLRRLQESW; encoded by the coding sequence GTGTTGCGTCGGTTCGAGCCCGTCCTGGCCGAGCTCCTGGACGAGATGCACGCCCCACTGGAGGAGTTCCACGGACGAGTCACCCTCGTCGACGGTGTACTCATCCCCACAGGAAACCGTCGTGACCAGGAGAGACTGTACTCGGGAAAACACCGACGCTGCGGCGTGCGCCTGCAGCTGACCACCGATCTCCACGGGAACCTTCTCACGTGTTCGGAGATCTTTCCCGGCGCCACCCATGACCTCACGGTATTCCGGAACTCGTCACTGCACGAGACGCTGAACCATGCCAACACCATCGGCGATCTCGGCTACCTGGGCAGCGCCATCACCCAACCCACCAAAAAACCGAAAAACGGAACACTCGACCCCGACAGAGAAAAATCCAACACGACAATAGCGTTCCTACGCTATCCGATCGAACGCGCCATCGCCCACCTGAAAAACTGGACCATCCTCGCCAACCGATACCGCCGCTCACTCGTTCATCTTCAACGAGTACTCCACATCATCACAGGACTCCGACGACTTCAAGAGTCCTGGTAA
- a CDS encoding hypothetical protein (product_source=Hypo-rule applied; superfamily=46689), with the protein MDSRLKRYWWNFRGLRGSNNIRFVAVEDMEVIFSDIEKYGLSGVRKRCWYYENRNSILNIYTRFAIHEGYPRDCFRCFVIFEITEGVYVQTLMDLLPHVYLRQRPLRRHEAHGLIDDLMGRLIPLKYLTDEYRN; encoded by the coding sequence ATGGATTCCAGGTTGAAGCGGTACTGGTGGAATTTTCGTGGATTGCGAGGATCTAATAATATTCGTTTTGTTGCGGTCGAGGATATGGAAGTTATATTTTCCGACATCGAAAAGTACGGGTTGTCCGGGGTCAGGAAGAGGTGTTGGTACTACGAAAATCGAAATAGCATACTGAATATCTACACTAGGTTTGCCATACATGAAGGATATCCCAGGGACTGTTTTAGATGCTTTGTTATCTTTGAGATTACCGAGGGTGTGTACGTGCAGACTTTGATGGATCTGTTGCCGCATGTCTACCTCAGGCAGCGCCCGCTGCGGCGTCATGAAGCGCATGGTCTTATCGACGACTTGATGGGACGTCTCATACCGTTGAAGTATCTCACAGATGAATACCGAAATTGA